The Grus americana isolate bGruAme1 chromosome 5, bGruAme1.mat, whole genome shotgun sequence region CTGGGATCCTCAACATGGCAACTCCCAGCCATCTTTCAAATTCCTTTAAGGAAGCTGCAACATGTTCCAATCGAGAAAGAAGAGTACAAGGGAGAAAGCAGACATTTAAACATTAGAACAATACCATTTAAGACAACATACATTGTATGCCATATCAtcgttactttttttaatcaggggagtaaaaaccaaaaaagacaaaagtatttcctttgtctcttttttaaACTTGCGTCAATAATCCgagaagtattttttgtttctggtgTTTGTCATATCCCATCAAGTCATCAACACATACAATTTCTCCAGATATACACAAGAATGggtaaaaaccaaaaaagtcaGTGTTTAGCCTAAAACACCACCAGGAATGCCCTCAGCTTTAATCCTGTGATTTCCAGTCCTGTCAAGATACATTCCTTTTAAGAAAGGTCTCTAGTTTTGAAACATATGCTGACGCCCTCACTGCCACTTTAACACTTCAAGAAcgttaaattttaaatgaacaaacaagGGAAACAttcatcattttttaattaaaatattatcgCTGGCTCCAGTTATGCTGAAACAtccagaaagcatttttctgcaacACCACAGTAATCAAGGAATGTTGCTAAggtgaaccttttttttttaaataaaaaaaataaacaaaacctccCTGACTCCCAGATTATGTAAcatgaaaattcagtttcacCTTCAAAGCAGTGTTGCCTACATAAAGCCAGAGACGGCAAGAGACAGCAAGAAGCAGTTCATAAGACTGGAAAAGCCTCCCCGGGACTCTATAAAGAACCAttcccccaaaagaaaatatatcagAATTGCAATGATTTTATATAATCATTTGGTTTACAAGATGctttacttaagaaaaaaataaaattcttacttCTTTTTACAAATTCCTTAAACTAAGGGATGAAGAAGTCCAAAGTCTATATATGCCCTaaatagcagaaagaaaattagccTGCTGAAAAGTGTTAAAATCCTCCCAGAAGTAATAAAACCAAACTAGTTTACTTTCTGCAATACGATTTCACGTTCACCTTTCAGTATTTGGACTTGTAATACAAGGAGTTCTGAAGCACAAATGAAGtacaaacagtattttcataAATTCCAAAGAAAGATGTGAACACatcaagtattttattttttaaatgtagttcAGCTTTACTTTTTCAATCAACACTTGAGACTGTTTATAACATCATAATCTAGAAGCTGTTAAGCACACAGCATTAATATACACTCCATGTTTCTTTAATTTATAATCTCTTGAATTAAATTATCTAGGAAAATCAGTATAAGATTACCTATATTTATACAGCTAAACAATTAGCATATGACAGTCTGAATCTGTATAAATACAGTGAATAAAACCAACTCTGAATGTAAATCAAAAGCACAAGCATtccctgaaaaagaaagaggccACCTGCATTACAGAGGAAAGTAAACAAGCCGATAAAGCAGTGCTCCTACTTTTCAATAGCAGCAACTCAGACTCCATCTTAAGCTTGTCATCATTCATCCCTAACTGAATGGGGACTACATACCGTAACAATTACTCTGTTTTACCTCACACTGAAATTCAGTAGCATTTCTAGACAACAATAAAATCTGCCACCAAAACAGGAATTTGGTACAGTGCTTGCTGACCTGCCTGCTATGACATTATTACGTTAAGTTGCATGAACAGCAAATTGACCCGTGAGTCCACAAATCCCACTAATTTAAAAACTGCCAGCAACACCACATTGTTCGTGCTGACCACACTGACTGCAAAACAccactgaggggaaaaaattaaagtatCTGGAGGTATAGAAATGCTCTCATTTAACTAATATGtaattgaaaaatacagtaacatCATTACAAGAACAATGTAAAAATCACCAATGAAGATTCATCTGCGGCAATCCGAATTTTATAAGGCTGCCTTCCATATGTTCACGACTGACAAGAAACCTAGTAGTCCTTAATGCagctttttaattaatctttccCACCACCACTGAGAATTTAACATGATTAACTGAGGTCAAACTCCAGACACCGCAAATATTTATATCTCACTccataaaatgaagttttataaACAAAGATTAATGCTCAATTACCAGAATATTCCTGGTAGCCACAATGACAGAAAATGCATTGCAAAGTACCCGTATTCACCCTTATATGCCGAGGGATTTGTTAATGAATTCAAGGCCATTGATACCATCAATTACACTGATAAATGAAACAGTGAAATTTTAATATATGATGAATTTCAATTTGTAGATCTGCCCTATTTTCACAAACCATTCATTTGGAGTTTTAATCATACTTCCCAATCATTTAAAAGTGACGCTCTTGTGCTACGTGCAAAATCAACCAGAGAGGAACGACGACTCCGGCCTCGCCAAAAATGCtgtcaaaaaaagcaaatgaaaccaagcagagaaataattttcttttcttctgatattgtaataaacaatgtaaaaaaaaaatctcttcttcgAGAAAAAGTGCTGTTGATAGTGCTTTGTAAAGTTATGCACATTTAGCTCTATAACAACACTGAATTAACTCAAACCACATAATTTATGTGAGCTTTCCCTTCTCATTTTAAGTAAAGATTAGTAAACTTTCAGGTATTCTCTTAGGTTACACTAACAACAAAGCCTCCTTCACTAAGAATCATCTTAATTTGTTAAGATAATGAAATCGTGTATTCATGAGCAGTGAACATCACCATTTTAACACTGGCAACCACAAAACAGTTATATGAAACATATATTGTCTGCTTCATGGATTCTTCACCACTGAGTTTCATTCCATTTTACTTTATgaaagatgtaaaaatatttaaaaatcaaagttaataCCCAGACCTCTAAACAGTTTATGCCACAGTAAAAACACTTCTCTGTTATTCTgatatttctctgtatttctgatATTTCAGAATAACAGCCACGGCATAGGTTAAGGAGAAATGACTATAGCTAATCTGCCGTAAAATTCtcaaagtaaacagaaaaatgaactgCACTGCTGATTTCTATCAATTTAGTTGTCTTCACTGTTACCTGTATTTTACGGTAAGACAACATTTTCAGATGTCTCATTAGGTACGACTGACTTCCTTCTACACCATGTTGATATCTTGCAGATATAAGTCAGTATTGttcaataaaatgtaaattaccCCAAATGGATTAACATACTGTCTTGAAAACACGTTCGTAATAATGAAtttgattttcagtattttatatttgagTCATTATTTCtggagggaaaaatatttcaacgTTTTCTGAATAAAAACTCTTCTCTGCTTAAACGTTAGACAGTACAGCGAGAAGGTACTTCCGAACTAAGGCTCCTTCACAGGAAAAGGACAAACACGAGCCATAAAAATGACTCCCGCCCCCCCATCTTTGCAGTAACTTCCCCTGCTCGCAGCCATAAGCCCTTTTTCTGCTGCCCTCTCTGATAAACCTGCCGGCCTGgctgcctctcccttcccatGCAGGTCTGATGTGCGAGGCTGCTGAATGCAGACACTGTACTGCACTGTGAATGGACAGCCAGGTATTTTATGAATGGAGCGGATCACGTGCTCCCAGCACCTCCCCGAGCTGATATTTCCCACATAACTGTGTCAACAAGCAGCGAACAGCACATATTAATACAGCAGGTCCTGGGGACCTTCCTCCGCCAGCCGATGGCTGCAGGCTGGTCCTTagcacaggagcagcagctccgggCACTCTACAGGGCAGGTTCTGCCGCAGGTCAGCGGTgatgacagcatttttttttctttttttttttttttttatgaatggAGATTGTGGTATGCAAATGAGACCGATtcacaaaaaaggaaacatggcGGCGGCCCCGACTCCCGGCCCCGCGGGCGCCGCCGCGGCTCCCGCCCggcccgctccgctccccgctCAGCGCCGCGGCCGGTAGCGCGGAGCTCcccgggccccgctcccccgcgGGGCTCTGCCTGCGCTGCTCCTCGGGGATCAAACCTCCCTGTTTTGGGGAGCGCAGGGGAGGGTGCGCAGGCTTTGCCCAGAGGAAGGCAGCGAAATGGGAAATCCGTCTTCCCTGCCGGAGCAGACCCGTCCGCACCCTGTCAGTCGGGCTGCTCTTCGCCCACCTACCGCTACCTACAAATACAACGGGCTCAGCGCTCCCTCCCCATCGCCATGGCCGCGGCCGTCACCCGCATCATTCATAAAATCAGCCTGAGCAAACACCGACATCGCAAATCGTAACGCTAAAGCTCGGAGACTGTAGCGATCAACCATAAGCTTCCCGATAacagaaaaagtttcaaaatactttatatTTGGTTTTCAATGCCATAAAGAACTCTGATGGttttctgagaaatatttatCGCCTCCGAcccaaaatgtatttcaaagacAGATTACATGCAGGGGGGATACAGCcgcacacacacattttcctCTGGATTTCCTTCAAACCAGtcacattaaaaacattaagagATCTGTGAACtgtcccctttcctttttttttaaaaaaaaaaaaagtcccaagtgctcattaaaagagagagagaaaaaaaaaggctttaggGTAGGTTTAAGCTGTATTTACACTGACTGACTCATCCAATTAAAATTCAGGAGCAGTTTCCTGCAGGATGAAGCTCCCACACACTAGTTTCCATGTGAAATATCTACAAGTAATAGGATATTATCAGAGGTGGTACGTGCCGATACCTCTTTGGGCACTCAAACCCCATCTTCCCCCTCCAAGACACCATCGTTACCTGCACCGTTTTCTGTCGGGCTTTAATTAAACCACGATTTTCTGGCCGCTGGCTCGTAGCCCTTCTAAACCGAGCTCCTTCACAAAGAGGGAGCTTCTGGGCTTGCATGTACGCGAGCAGAAATGCGCAGTACGCGCACGGGGAGGCCAGGACACGTACGTGCGCGGGCAGAGGCCCCCGCGGGGCGCGGAGCCGGGGGGACCCGCCGAGCCCCAGCCCGATCCCGAAGCGGAGGGGAGAGCCGCCGCCGCGGCGAGGGGGGAACGGCCGCTTACTCGTTGTTAGAAGTCGCCGTCTCTTCGCTCATTTTCTCCTCACCGCGATCCGACAGGGAGACGGAGCAGCACCGACGCAGCCAGGGCGCAGCCAGAACTCACCAGAAACTTCACCATTGTTACCCCCCCGGTCTGCCGCCCCCGGCCAGGGCACGGGCAGTGTTTTGAagtgagggagagggaggggggaaacgGGGGCGAAGCGATCTTTATCCTGAAAACACGAAATCCCGTTGTCCGGCGCTGGAGCGTATTTCCCCCTGTCTttagagatgatgatgatgatgaaggtagtggaaacagcagcagcaacaaccaCGGATCTTCTGCTCTCGAGCTGCTCGCAGTTAAGCGGTAACAGAGTGGTGGAGACAAGGGAAGGCTCCCCGCCGCAAAAAGCTGCACCGCACCGTCCTCCCGCTGCAGCTCATCTCCCGCTGCAGCCGCCTTcgctcctgccctcctcctcctcctcctcctgctgctctcggccgcctccctgcccgcccgcctCCCGCGCCCAGCcggggcaggcggcggcggcggcagaaATTCCTCCAGACACCGGAGCCGCCACAGGCCGGGGCAGgcgaagggggggggaagggggaaaggggggcaGAGCGGCTCGGCTGGGCTCTCCCACCCCCTCCTAAAGCGACGCCGAGCACTGCGGAGGGAGGACGAGCCGGCCCCAAGGAGAAGGCTGGTGACGGGGGGAGGGAGGCGTTTTAAACCAGcctgggggtgggaaggggggggacggaggagagagagaggatgcGTCACGGCTGTTTGTGTGAGGAGAGGAgcgaggagggaggggaagaggagccgCCGGGGCGAGAGAGGAGCCCCCGGCCGCAGGacgagggggagaggggggagaaagCCCGCGGGGAAGTTCAGCGGCagcgctccctccccagcagcaacTCCATTagcggccgccgccgcctcggcTCCTCGCAGCCGCCTCCGCCCCCTCCTCACAGGAAAACTGGGCGGAAGCGTTACTTCAAGCTCCTTCCGCCACCACAGCTTGATCCAAAATAACcaagggggaaagggaggagggacaAGAGGGAAGAGCGAGGAAGAAAGCAACCCCCTCGCCCGGCGCCCGCCACCCTCCCCACGGCGCCCGGCGGCTGCCCTGCGCTCGAGTTCCCTGAAAGTAGTTCCCTCCCCCCCTCGGCGCTGCCTCACGCGCTTCCCGAGGAGCTGCCGCCGCACACGCACGCACGGCGACGCGGAGGGATACGCGAGCTGCCCCAGCGTCGTTCTCCTTCCTGCTCCGAGGGCGCGGGGCAGGGAGCTCGGGGGGCGCCGCGGCAGTCCCTCCCGCCCCGGCAGGCCCTCCCGCCCCGGGCGCCGTCGGACCCGGCCTAAAGCGGGGGTGCAGGGCCAGCGGGACCGGCGGCCCTTGGTCGGCGCGGGGGGCGCAGACCCCTGGGTCCGCCGCCGTGGGCCgagccggggcgggcggcccggGGTGTGGCGGGAGCGGGCCTCTGGCGGAGAGGAGGCCCGGCTCGGCGGCGGCCTGCAGCGGCCGGGGGGCTCGGGGCGGTCGCGGCTGAGCGCCGGCGGGTCTCCAGGGGGCCGTGCCTGGGCGCCTCCCCCTGCGGGCTGCGTTTCCACTCCTGTACTTTTTGAAGCCGAAGTGAGTGTAAACGCCAAGTGTGCGGCAGCCTGTGGGGAGTGCGGGTGACACCCGTGTCCCGTTCCCTGGCACCGGCCTCTCCTTCCGTACAGCCCGCCGTTAACCTCCGTGTTCAACAGAAACGCGCCGGTAAAGAAGATGGAGTGGCGAGCCAAGAAATGCCATCATGTTAGCCTGGACCTGCTCTACCTGAAGTGATGCCGTGTGAGGCTGTCACCCGTGTAGCACCTCTGAAGATGGGGTGTGCAGCTCACCACCTCCCTTTGAGAGGGGAGCCCGTGTGTAGTTGGTACCTGAACTCTCTAAATCTGGGAGCGGTTCTAAGCAGGTGATGGCACGGGAGGGTGTATGAAACCCTGACTCGGCCTCTGTCTCGAAACGCACACTGCTGTGGAAGTATTCGTTGTTGATCCAGGTAAGCAGTGAaatcaagaagcagcagcaagtgaACCCAAATCCCTTTTCAGGAGCTTAGATGGGAAATGTGCTGCTTGGTCTGATGGAAAAGTGGAGCAGTGTTGCAAACCCTGAGGACTCAAAAATCATGAGTCAGACCATCAAGTAAATTAGATTATAATAAAAGATTATATTGTGGTTTTGTCTGTCGGTTagattttgatttcttcctGCCTAGTCTTTGTATGCGTGCTTGCCAACTGATGCATCTCATTGTCCGAAATTTATGGAATAAAATATTGTGATGCTACTGTGAGAGACATCACTTCCCTCATGCACATTCATTATCCCCGGCTTCTTGTGTACTTCCTCGCTTTTTCACAGCTGGTCTCCAACAGCCTTCTCTGTCAACTCTAATCTTAGTTCAGTTTTTCCTGTAACTGCGGGATTTCTTCCCAACTCTGGTGGTGTCATAAGAGCAGTGATGAGCTGTTCTTTCTTCCGGTTTGAAAAAGATGGGGCAAGCTCCCTTGGCGGCAATAACGTGTCCGATTCCCACGCTACTGTTGGTTGGCTGCTTTTCCCAAGGAAGGGAGAGACTGGAACATGGGAAATCAGGAGAAGGAGTTTTCACCATTTCAAGGGAACCTGGAGTGCCTCGTGTCATCGTATGCCAGACTACAAACTTGCAGCATCTGTTTGAATGCACAGAAGCAGGGCAGTACTGCATTTATTGAGGGTATTTGTTAAGGAAATTCTTCCTTTACGCCTAAGGTTCAAAGTACAATTTGTCTACGGGTCTTAATGGTGTCCAGAGATTTTTCTTgaaggcttttccttttttttatgtgattgagaatcacagattcacagattggtaggggttggaagggacctctagagatcatctagtccaaccccctgctagagcaggatcacttagagcatgttgcacgggatggcgtccaggcgggttttgagtatctccagagaaggagactccacaacctctctgggcagcctgttccagtgctcggtcaccctcacagtgaagaaggttttcctcatattgagatggaacctcctgtgttccagtttgtgcctgttgctccttgtcctgtccctgggcagcactgaaaagagtctggccccttcctctagacatccaccccttagatatttataagtattgatgagatcccctctcagtcttctccaggctaaactgacccagctctctcagcccttcctcatacaagagatattcaagtcccttaatcatctctgtagcccttcgctggactctctccagtagttccttgtcttttgtgaactggggagcccaaaactgggCACAATAttcagatgtggcctcaccagggcagagtagagggggaggatagcCTCCCTCGACCTCCTGGCCATGCTCTTagtgcaccccaggataccattggccttcttggccacgggggcacattgctggctctcggaaagcttgttgtccaccaggactcccaggtccttctccacagcactgcttcccagcaggtcaacccctaacctgtactggtgtctggggttgttcctccctagatgcaggaccctacacttgctcttattgaatttcatttggttcctcttcACCCAATTCTCCagtctgtcctggttttgctgaatggcagtgcagccttctggtgtgttggccactcctcccagttttgcatcatcagtgaatttg contains the following coding sequences:
- the LOC129206755 gene encoding translation initiation factor IF-2; translation: MMMMMKLSAGAGGGGGRNSSRHRSRHRPGQAKGGGRGKGGQSGSAGLSHPLLKRRRALRREDEPAPRRRLVTGGGRRFKPAWGWEGGGRRRERGCVTAVCVRRGARREGKRSRRGERGAPGRRTRGRGGRKPAGKFSGSAPSPAATPLAAAAASAPRSRLRPLLTGKLGGSVTSSSFRHHSLIQNNQGGKGGGTRGKSEEESNPLARRPPPSPRRPAAALRSSSLKVVPSPPRRCLTRFPRSCRRTRTHGDAEGYASCPSVVLLPAPRARGRELGGRRGSPSRPGRPSRPGRRRTRPKAGVQGQRDRRPLVGAGGADPWVRRRGPSRGGRPGVWRERASGGEEARLGGGLQRPGGSGRSRLSAGGSPGGRAWAPPPAGCVSTPVLFEAEPAVNLRVQQKRAGKEDGVASQEMPSC